A window of Leishmania donovani BPK282A1 complete genome, chromosome 35 genomic DNA:
GCCGAAATCGAATGGTTCAAGATTCGGGATGAGCCAGAGAATAAGATCGAATGCCTGCAGGTGCAAGTGAAGCGACTGCACCAGCGTATCGCTGCCATCCACGAGAAGCAGAAGGCTGTGCAGACACGCATCATGGAGCTGGTGGAGCAGGATCACCCGGAGCTGGCGTGGAAGTCGATGGCCAACGGTTCACGAATCTTGCGGCTGGTAAAGGGCAGCGGACTCTGGCAGAACCTTTCCTTCTCCGACTTCCAGGTTTTGTCGACGCTGTCGTCCACCGTGAACAGCAAGGTATACCACGCGTTACGCCGCGGCGAGCACGTCGCTGTGAAGGAGATCTCCATTgacgacgatgcggcgcgccgacgctTCCAGCGAGAGGTGAATATCGTCTCCACCTGCAACCACCCCAACATCATCCGTATCAAAGGCGTCTTCTTCGATGGACCTTTTGCCTATATCCTCTTACCCTACTaccaccgcggcagcctgCGGGCGTTGCTGTCGAAGCAGGAACCCATGTCgtgggtggcggtgcaggaCATGCTCCGTCAACTCGCCAGCGGTGTCGCTTACCTGCACGAGCACGGCATCGTCCACGGTGACCTGAAGCCGTCCAACGTGCTCATTGCGGACGACGGGCGGCCTGTCATCTCCGACTTTGGCATTGCCAAGGACCACGGCGCCCTCGGCGTTGCTGACATGACGCTGACAACCACCGTGACGAACACCAGCAACGGCTGCAACAGCATCGTGGGCACGATACAGTATATGGCACctgagcagctgctgtgcgagACGGGCTCGCACACGGCGAAATCCACGGGCATGTCCGACATGTGGGCGCTCGGGTTCACGAtgctggaggtggcgctAGAGAACGCGTTTTTTCACGATGCCTCACTGGGGAAGCCGAgtttgccgctgctgctaccaGAGCAGAAGCGGATCGATGTGCCGGCCAAGGCCGTCGGCGGTGACGAGAAGCTAGCCGAGGCAATCGCGTCGGTGCTCGTGGCCGACCCGGCGAACCGGGCGACCGCCTACGACCTGCTGGCGCACCCGTACTTCAGCTCAACGCTCAGCTCCATGAATAGCAACCAAAACAGCAGTGCGCTGGCGAAGAGCGACGAGCGCATCGACGCCGTTCGCTCTTACATCTACGCCGTCCGTCGAAGCCATCAACAGAAGGTGTTGGTGTCGGTCTCGCGCAGCCACATGGTGGAGTCCGTGCGCGACATCTTCCAGCGCCTCGACAACGATGACCTACTCTCTCCCATCATGGTTGTCTTCCAGGGCGAGGCCGGCATCGACGAGGGCGCTCTGACGACGGAGATGCTCAACCTCTTCTATGAACAGCTGATCCTAGTGAAGAAGGCTCTCGTGTGCGCAGCCTCTGAGGAGGCGGGCGCAGCATCTCCGCATTCCGCAGGCTCCCCTGTATCGTCTGGCACGGCAGCTGCTTCGGCGAGCGCGTCGAACGAGCCAGGCATTCGCTCTGTCCTCTTCTCCACCGTTCCGTACCTCCCCGCGCCGGATGCGGATGGCATCGCACCGGACCTGTTCGTACTGCTTGGCAAGGTACTGCTAAAGAGCATCATCGAGAACCGCCAGATCCCACTGCAGCTGAGCTCTGCTGTGCTCAAGTTCCTCTCCGGCGCCGAGCCTTCGTTCGTGGACTTGGAGGAGTATGACCCGAACATCGCAAGCACGCTGAAGCGGCTGCGTCTCTTGTCCGCTGCCGACCTCGAGGACGCCGGGCTCGACTTTTCCTACTTCACCCACGAGTTCTTGAAGACGCAGACAGACGGCCGGTACACAACGGACTCGCCCCTTACACCCGAGAGTGTGAGCGACTACATCAACCTTCGTGAGAAGTTCGACCTGGTggagcgccggcgcacgGCGTTGGAGGCGATGCGGAAAGGATTCTACTGCGAACCGTCTCTCGAGCACCACCTCAagctcctctctccctcggaCTTGCTGCTACTTCTGTGTGGCCAGCTGCACGTCTCAGCGCAGGTCATCGTTGACGCGTTGGAGTTCCAAGGCTTCGGCCGCAACTCCAACACGCCCAAGTACCTGAAGGAGGTTTTGCTGGACATGTCACAGAACAATCTACGACGCTTCCTACAGCTGTGcactgcgacggcggccgtgccggTGAGCGGGGCCATGAAGAAGATCAaagtgctgcgctgcgctgacgAGGGGCGACTGCCGGTCGGCCACGGCTGCACAAATCAGCTGGACCTCCCTGATTACAATGACAAACAGATCATCAAGGAGAAGCTGGAGATTGCCTTGGCGCATGCCAGTGACGGCTTTCACGTTGTCTAACGTCACAGCGGAGCGAGAGCCGGATAGATGAGCAGGTGCAGGTAGCGGTGGTCACGACGGTGCGCAAAAACCGTGCGCTCTTCACTTGTCGCGCTTTTCCTTTTACATATGAAACAGCGAACAAGGTGCTTCGCGCTGCCACGACTACTGTATTGCAACAACAACTTCAACTATTACTACGATTACGACTGCCTTCTCAAACTTGTTTTGCAGcactttttctttctcgCGAGAGCAACGAATCTCTGGTGCCAACGTTTAGATGGGCGGTTTCCCCTTCTCACCCTCTTCGTGATCTGGCAGTGCGTCGTTGACGGGAGCCATAGGCATCTAGGACACTCCTTCCCACCTTTTTGCCCGAGACTACGACGAAGGTGGTGCTGTTTCAGGAAGgaacaaaaaaggagaaacaGCTGCGTGCCATCCTCGCCTTATTCCTCAACTGACCGCATTGatctctctgcctgtcttGTGTGACTCGTCTTGCTTTTCCGTTCCCCACCCGTGCCCATGCCTGCGTGCATGTTTTTGTGGCCGTAGTGACTGGCGCGGGACGCATACTCGTCACGGCGTTGAAGTTGTTATGAGTGTGGAGAGGGGTGAACTGCAGGGCCGCAGTGCTCACaaaaggagggaagaaaCAGATCGAAAAAAAATACAAAAATAAAAATAGACAAGCATGCAAgcaaacgcacacgcacacacacgcacacacacacacatacggcTTTCACTGGTGCGTCATCGGCTTGTTACTGGAGTGCCGTGTGCGACAAGCcgagaaagagcgagcgagagagggatgcGTGCAGCCTTTTCAAGAGGCTTTCGTCCACATCTCTGCTATTCGCtgtgctcgctgctgctctttcagcacctcctctctttcATGACGGTCACCTGCGAGAGGGGGAGCTAGACAGTTCTCAACCGCGCCACCCAAACGACGCGTGCCTCTTTGTGTTGGTGCAGCACTGCGGGCAGCATGCAACGACTGCAGGGCGCGAGCATGATGTCCCGTAGAGGGATGTCTTTGGCTCCTTTGCACCATTTTCTTGAAGAGCTCGCTTCTCCCATCTACCGTTCATCGTGTCACCttgctgccctctctctctttccacCCTCTTGGGCCTCCCTGCCTTCCTTCCGCCATTTCCACTCCGAAAAGGGCCACAGTACTCATCACGGCTTCGCAGGGACCCGCTTGCTTCCGCATACACACTCGTGAAGTTATTCGCGGTctttctcccctcctcctttccttgTACTTCGCTCTGTACCTCTTTCCTTGTTGTTTCCCGTTGAGTGTTCCACTCATCACTTGTGAGTGCACTCTGCCGTGCGcttgcttctctctgctACTTGTTGCTTTTTTCTCGTCGTCGGTGTTTGTGCACCCTTTTTCAtcatctctcctcctccatctcctaCTCcacgcccccaccccctcacctCTATTGAAGCCAGTGGCCGCCGTGGTTTGATTTGTATACATACGACACCGCGACCCGCGTGCCTCCGTCGAGAACACTCACTCGAACACCAAAGTCCGAGTTTAACCGGACGTTAGCGTTGCCCGCCTTTTCCCTCCGGCGAACGCGAGAGCCCATTCCACTGCCGCGAGGGCAGGCTAGAAAACGAGGAcccgcgtctgcgtgtgttcGTATTAAGGCGCAGAGCACAAGATGTCGTCTGCTGCCAAGGACAGCTGTCCGGCGGAGTCGTCGGGCCACCTCAACAACGAGAAGGCGCAGTTGTCGAAGATTCCCTCCAGTCATCCCGATCCCTCGAAGGTGGCTGTCGCGTCAAAAGTAAAGGCCGCCTATTCCTTTGAGAGGCCGGACACCTCCAGCTGGAAACTCTCGGATTTCGAACTGAAGAACACGCTCGGCACCGGCTCCTTCGGCCGCGTGCGCATCGCCCACCGCAAGGGCACGGAGGAGTACTACGCGATCAAGTGCCTGAGAAAGCGCGAGATCATCAAgatgaagcagcagcagcacgttgCGCAGGAAAAGGGGATCCTAATGGAGCTGTGCCACCCGTTCATCGTGAACATGATGTGCTCCTTCCAGGACGAGAAGAAGGTGTACTTTGTGCTGGAGTTCGTCATGGGCGGCGAGATGTTCACGCACCTGCGCACTGCCGGGCGGTTCCCGAATGACGTTGCGAAGTTCTACCAGNNNNNNNNNNNNNNNNNNNNNNNNNNNNNNNNNNNNNNNNNNNNNNNNNNNNNNNNNNNNNNNNNNNNNNNNNNNNNNNNNNNNNNNNNNNNNNNNNNNNNNNNNNNNNNNNNNNNNNNNNNNNNNNNNNNNNNNNNNNNNNNNNNNNNNNNNNNNNNNNNNNNNNNNNNNNNNNNNNNNNNNNNNNNNNNNNNNNNNNNNNNNNNNNNNNNNNNNNNNNNNNNNNNNNNNNNNNNNNNNNTACGACACGTCGTTCCGACTTTACGCGAAGATCCTTGCTGGGCGGCTGAAGTTCCCGAACTGGTTCGACGGCCGTGCGCGCGACCTCGTGAAGGGGCTGCTGCAGACAGACCATACGAAGCGCCTGGGGACGCTGAAAGGCGGGCCGGCGGACGTGAAGAGCCACCCGTACTTCCACGGTGCGAACTGGGACAAGCTGTACGCACGCTACTACCCCGCGCCGATCCCTGTGCGGGTGAAGAGCCCTGGCGACACGAGCAACTTCGAGAAGTACCCGGACAGCCCGGTCGACCGCACGCCTGCGCTgacgtcggcgcagcaggccgaATTCAATGGCTTTTAGCTCCCTATGCTGGGATAGTAGCGAGACGGGTACACGGAGCAGGGGCGCCGTTTGCTTGTTGCTCCTACAGTAGCTGCGTGCAAATCCAAACATCTTCGCTGCCTGCCCAACTTGTTCGCGTCTTTCGACTTTTTGCTGCGAGAGTGTGTTTAGGGCCTTGCTCCTCTTCCATTCATACACATCCTACGCCAACCCCTCTTGGGTGTGCACAAGCACTGCTGTTGATGTTGTCACGATGTAAAGTAAAGCAAGtaacaacaaaacaaaacaaaaagcacACATGCGATCGCGCGTTGATGGcggctctt
This region includes:
- a CDS encoding protein kinase, putative, which encodes MPDAQSASPGSVYSGGVPPMVWIQREQQRIPLQFSATGSPNLDGTRLREEGNEAFKAGRYHEAIRYYTQAIEVDPDSEFLYTNRSFAYFNIKEFEKSAADAAKAVEINANFFKGHYRLGLAQMSLNDFGHAMESLRKAWALAPSENKEAIRVAMAKCESKMARAPVTPLLMSPGDSSSVPYTETGVSSRSSWPTAPARPTDAQSALGSTSVDFCELEAGIRRAATLRDQAAKYAETYKAQDAIVECSKRSDKIKSLMSIATSSELSALSKEADEKQSQLRRAVRDQDSNAYHKARCDRDATLNKLWDTAAQAGMAIAQLKKIAKEEQNFFSRFGPASNRTLSNVPTEGTSDTLTAVTTPVAAESPPASAPIPPNEAPADAGAPGTSLSRASCISPGSSTPTAEAVVPHQPLTTPRAGANHSTQSSTIAGAELDQLLRRRVEINEAVRKAQKCFAATDAAGQAFLHSLKAEAEAMKEVRSLLAEAVELDTQLETHARQVAQTTTKELSDVRLQALDQMSSVVERVKADKEAFVKTMREGDGLLEEEAKLEQQRLLHERQRIQLQAEIEWFKIRDEPENKIECLQVQVKRLHQRIAAIHEKQKAVQTRIMELVEQDHPELAWKSMANGSRILRLVKGSGLWQNLSFSDFQVLSTLSSTVNSKVYHALRRGEHVAVKEISIDDDAARRRFQREVNIVSTCNHPNIIRIKGVFFDGPFAYILLPYYHRGSLRALLSKQEPMSWVAVQDMLRQLASGVAYLHEHGIVHGDLKPSNVLIADDGRPVISDFGIAKDHGALGVADMTLTTTVTNTSNGCNSIVGTIQYMAPEQLLCETGSHTAKSTGMSDMWALGFTMLEVALENAFFHDASLGKPSLPLLLPEQKRIDVPAKAVGGDEKLAEAIASVLVADPANRATAYDLLAHPYFSSTLSSMNSNQNSSALAKSDERIDAVRSYIYAVRRSHQQKVLVSVSRSHMVESVRDIFQRLDNDDLLSPIMVVFQGEAGIDEGALTTEMLNLFYEQLILVKKALVCAASEEAGAASPHSAGSPVSSGTAAASASASNEPGIRSVLFSTVPYLPAPDADGIAPDLFVLLGKVLLKSIIENRQIPLQLSSAVLKFLSGAEPSFVDLEEYDPNIASTLKRLRLLSAADLEDAGLDFSYFTHEFLKTQTDGRYTTDSPLTPESVSDYINLREKFDLVERRRTALEAMRKGFYCEPSLEHHLKLLSPSDLLLLLCGQLHVSAQVIVDALEFQGFGRNSNTPKYLKEVLLDMSQNNLRRFLQLCTATAAVPVSGAMKKIKVLRCADEGRLPVGHGCTNQLDLPDYNDKQIIKEKLEIALAHASDGFHVV
- a CDS encoding protein kinase A catalytic subunit isoform 1, whose translation is MSSAAKDSCPAESSGHLNNEKAQLSKIPSSHPDPSKVAVASKVKAAYSFERPDTSSWKLSDFELKNTLGTGSFGRVRIAHRKGTEEYYAIKCLRKREIIKMKQQQHVAQEKGILMELCHPFIVNMMCSFQDEKKVYFVLEFVMGGEMFTHLRTAGRFPNDVAKFYQ